The Amyelois transitella isolate CPQ chromosome 20, ilAmyTran1.1, whole genome shotgun sequence genome has a segment encoding these proteins:
- the LOC106130003 gene encoding uncharacterized protein LOC106130003, with the protein MMWSDEQSLELISLYQKKPVIWDPKNPQYYKKNLKHDAWSDIAHSLERDVEECKNKMISLLASHRREKGKVKKSHSSGKGGDETYKSTWFAYEALAFLGDRNNPRKRRNTEITNEPEQSASTSVENDNSLFDNSSEFISPTGQAPKKKKSDENKKMGMLSEALGLLKSAASSPTPEPRNNNPNNFDSETLFFSNFICSKMQQYNRSTKNAVQRAIMDVIFKADEGCTNFSQHYYPSAFNYSGYTTGSVPSSRYCNEPPSLSNRSELTSGYSTGQNQTSCPTAPYASPVPSELSQTSYEDVDFVNDLI; encoded by the exons ATGATGTGGAGTGACGAACAATCGCTTGAACTTATTAGTTTGTATCAAAAAAAACCTGTTATTTGGGATCCAAAAAACCCgcaatactataaaaaaaatctgaaacacGATGCTTGGAGTGATATTGCTCattcattggaaagagatgtagaagaatgcaaaaacaaaatgattagTTTGCTTGCTTCACATCGAAGAGAAAAAGGAAAAGTAAAGAAGAGCCATAGTTCCGGAAAag gtGGGGATGAAACGTACAAAAGTACATGGTTTGCTTACGAGGCGCTGGCATTTTTAGGAGATCGAAATAATCCAAGGAAACGACGCAACACAGAG aTTACAAATGAACCGGAACAGAGTGCATCTACAAGTGTCGAAAATGATAACAGTTTGTTTGATAACAGTTCAGAATTTATATCACCAACTGGTCAGGCccccaaaaaaaagaaatcagacgaaaataaaaaaatgggtatGCTTTCGGAGGCTCTTGGCCTGCTTAAGAGTGCTGCTTCTAGTCCTACTCCTGAACCCCGGAACAATAATCCAAACAATTTTGACAGTGAAACccttttcttttcaaattttatatgcaGCAAGATGCAACAATATAACAGAAGTACTAAAAATGCCGTGCAGCGAGCAATAATGGACGTAATATTCAAAGCCGATGAAGGGTGCACTAACTTTTCTCAACATTATTATCCATCGGCATTCAATTACAGTGGGTATACAACAGGCTCGGTTCCTTCATCAAGATACTGCAATGAACCACCTTCTTTGTCTAATCGCTCAGAACTTACTTCAGGGTATTCAACAGGTCAAAATCAAACAAGTTGCCCTACTGCTCCATATGCTTCACCTGTTCCCTCAGAATTATCTCAAACTTCATATGAAGATGTAGACTTTGTGAATGACCTGAtttga
- the LOC106139824 gene encoding uncharacterized protein LOC106139824, which yields MPNRKVVIAGAAFIFMYLLTEDRKSRKRRWWKTNLYKRRSSLLVELKSQHISGQYKNFTRMSPTDFEYLLTIIAPKISRQDTIMRSAISPQDRLALTLRFLATGDSFTSLQYTFRISKQSMSCIVPEVCEAIIKALKENIKLPKTESEWIQISNRFDELWNFPHCAGAMDGKHVILEAPVHSGTEYRNYKSNFSIVMFALVDAEYNYKFLDVGCQGRISDGGIFKETELYKKLENNSLRLPAPEALQGRNKVVPYVFVGDSAFPLQNNIMKPYPGEYPKGSPRRIFNYRLSRARRIVENVFGITASVFRVLRKPMLLQPKTVETIVMAIAHLHNFLRNTDSSKNLYAPPGSLDSDQNGRLCEGSWRRDCEMSSLLPLNNVPRRAASTAKQIRDEFNDYFMNEGTVSWQNTYC from the exons ATGCCGAATAGGAAGGTCGTGATAGCTGGTGCggcttttattttcatgtatttACTAACTGAAGACCGCAAAAGTCGGAAGCGTCGATGGTGGAAaactaatttgtataaaagaaGATCTTCTTTACTTGTGGAACTAAAATCTCAACATATAAGTGGtcaatataaaaactttaccCGGATGTCGCCTACTGACTTCGAATATTTGTTAACAATCATTGCGCCTAAAATATCAAGACAAGACACTATAATGAGATCTGCAATTTCGCCGCAAGATAGACTGGCTCTAACACTAAGATTTTTGGCAACAGGAGATTCATTTACAAGCCTTCAATACACCTTCAGAATTTCAAAACAGTCAATGTCTTGCATTGTACCAGAAGTTTGTGAAGCGATTATAAAAGCATTGAAAGAAAACATTAAG CTGCCAAAAACAGAGTCAGAATGGATCCAGATCTCAAACAGATTTGATGAATTGTGGAATTTTCCCCATTGTGCCGGAGCCATGGACGGTAAACATGTCATTCTCGAGGCTCCGGTACATAGTGGCACAGAATATCGTAACTACAAATCTAATTTCAGTATAGTGATGTTTGCTTTAGTAGACGcggaatataattataaatttctggATGTCGGATGTCAAGGCCGCATTTCAGATGGTGGAATTTTTAAGGAAactgaattatataaaaaactagaaaataattcGTTAAGATTGCCTGCACCTGAAGCACTGCAAGGTAGAAACAAAGTAGTACCATATGTTTTTGTAGGAGACTCTGCCTTCcctttacaaaacaatataatgaAACCCTATCCAGGAGAATACCCCAAGGGATCGCCGcgaagaatttttaattaccgGTTAAGCAGAGCTCGCAGGATTGTAGAAAATGTATTTGGTATCACAGCATCTGTGTTCAGAGTTCTACGAAAACCTATGCTCCTTCAGCCCAAAACCGTGGAGACTATAGTCATGGCTATTGCACACTTGCATAATTTTTTGAGAAACACGGATTCATCTAAAAACTTGTATGCACCCCCTGGCTCACTTGACAGCGACCAAAACGGAAGATTATGTGAAGGTAGTTGGCGGAGAGATTGTGAAATGTCATCTTTACTTCCATTGAATAATGTACCTAGAAGAGCTGCCTCAACGGCAAAACAAATTAGGGATGAGTTTAATGACTATTTTATGAACGAGGGTACAGTTTCTTGGCAGAATACAtattgttaa
- the LOC132902948 gene encoding uncharacterized protein LOC132902948, which produces MRVHNFSPKMSRWGDEKTLKFVILYRNNECLWNPHIPQYKNNIARNNAYQDLLTNMDDPTLTVKIIKSKIKNLRSVYHSELKKIENSKRSGSGAATVYNPSMSWFHEMHSFLGDTGDYRDPISMELIQDRDEPSQDSQPSDAVSYSNSLTPQSMNVLSPSPSPTTEDRSQSRSSNNSSTRRRKRSLQEEPITYALDRLQNISSAINAPPNYDEFHYFAQNVAAQLRTLPLYDALDVQHEIQTILTAARRRRQYPNLSPFTQTMTFIPPSTNTNTVTYTPPTTNTQTMTFIPPSTNTNTVTYTPPTTNTQTMTFIPPSTNTNTVTYTLPYALSQSDSTVSEEDLLNKAWKMC; this is translated from the exons ATGCGCGTGCACAATTTCTCGCCAAAAATGTCTCGCTGGGGCGATGAAAAAACgttgaaatttgtaattttatatcggAACAACGAGTGCCTATGGAATCCGCATATACCACagtacaaaaacaatattgcaAGAAATAATGCATATCAAGATTTATTAACCAACATGGACGATCCTACTTTGActgtgaaaattataaaatcaaaaatcaaGAACTTGAGGTCCGTTTACCACagcgaattaaaaaaaattgagaattcCAAGCGATCCGGTTCTGGTGCCGCTACTGTGTACAACCCATCTATGTCCTGGTTTCACGAAATGCATTCTTTCCTTGGAGACACTGGCGATTACAGGGACCCTATTTCTATGGAATTG atacaAGACAGAGACGAGCCATCGCAAGATTCACAACCAAGTGACGCTGTTTCATATTCAAACTCGTTGACGCCGCAATCGATGAATGTGTTATCACCCTCTCCTAGTCCAACTACAGAAGATCGATCACAATCGCGTTCATCTAATAACTCATCAACACGACGTAGAAAAAGAAgcttacaagaagaacccATTACATATGCTCTCGAtcgtttacaaaatattagttcTGCTATAAATGCACCGCCTAATTACGACGAATTCCATTATTTTGCTCAAAATGTTGCAGCTCAATTGCGAACTCTACCATTGTACGACGCATTAGATGTACAACATGAGATCCAAACAATTCTGACTGCAGCAAGACGTCGACGCCAGTACCCAAATTTGTCTCCCTTTACACAAACAATGACTTTCATACCTCCCAGTACAAACACAAATACAGTCACTTACACACCTCCTACTACAAACACACAGACAATGACTTTCATACCTCCCAGTACAAACACAAATACAGTCACTTACACTCCTCCTACTACAAACACACAGACAATGACTTTCATAC CTCCCAGTACAAACACAAATACAGTCACTTACACACTTCCTTACGCGTTATCCCAATCAGATTCTACTGTCTCTGAAGAAGATTTGTTGAACAAAGCATGGAAAATgtgttaa
- the LOC132902947 gene encoding uncharacterized protein LOC132902947, protein MLFVSSNKTMDDETTIRTELNKVILLLSLQCIRRLLSGRKRKNQCKRNRKIWVRDWLSRREQLGASTRLLVEMREEDIDGYKNHLRMLPHQFDELLSKVESAIKKQDTHMRNAIPPKVKLEVTLRYLATGDSLYTLEALHRVARSTISLFIPEVCDAIYNVLKDYMRIPGSEDWKRIEHGFRTKWNFPGCVGALDGKHINIFAPDDTSDYYNYKGAHSIILLALVDDDYCFSYVNVGTNGRASDGGVYQKSNLAQALENNSLNFPDQSVIVADAAFPLKSYLMKPYRTTPTRKEKIFNYRLSRARRIVENAFGILVTRFRVFMDAIDMAPKNVDRITLAACSLHNWLRKTSDMYITQRCVDFEDTQQRVVVPGSWRAQLRTALEGLPPTRYANHASRQAGAIRDTYAQLFETTEAVPWQGHMI, encoded by the exons ATGCTCTTTGTTAGTTCAAACAAAACCATGGACGATGAAACAACCATCCGTACGGAgcttaataaagttattcttTTGCTATCGTTGCAATGCATCCGAAGACTTCTCTCAGGTAGAAAGAGAAAAAACCAATGTAAAAGGAATAGGAAGATTTGGGTCCGTGATTGGCTAAGTAGAAGGGAACAACTTGGAGCAAGTACTCGATTGCTAGTAGAAATGCGAGAAGAAGATATTGATGGTTACAAAAATCATTTGCGCATGTTACCGCATCAGTTTGACGAGTTACTATCTAAAGTTGAAAGCGCTATAAAGAAACAAGATACACACATGCGAAATGCTATTCCACCAAAAGTGAAACTGGAAGTGACATTGAGGTATCTAGCAACTGGAGATTCGTTATACACATTAGAAGCACTTCACAGAGTTGCAAGGTCTACTATATCTCTATTTATACCTGAAGTGTGTGATGCAATATACAATGTTCTGAAGGATTATATGCGG attccCGGTTCTGAAGATTGGAAACGCATTGAACATGGATTTAGAACTAAATGGAACTTTCCAGGTTGTGTCGGAGCGTTGGATggcaaacatataaatatattcgcCCCTGATGATACTTCTGACTACTATAACTACAAGGGCGCTCATAGCATCATACTTCTGGCATTAGTTGATGATGACTATTGTTTTTCATACGTAAATGTTGGGACTAATGGTAGAGCTTCTGATGGAGGTGTTTatcaaaaatctaatttagCACAAGCTTTGGAAAATAATTCTCTCAATTTTCCGGACCAATCAGTTATTGTGGCAGACGCTGCTTTTCCTCTAAAGTCATACCTTATGAAGCCCTATCGAACAACTCCAACgcgtaaagaaaaaatatttaactaccGTTTATCGAGAGCCAGACGAATCGTTGAAAATGCGTTTGGTATTTTAGTGACACGATTTCGAGTTTTTATGGATGCCATAGATATGGCCCCCAAAAATGTCGATAGAATTACATTAGCTGCCTGCTCTTTACACAATTGGCTTCGGAAAACATCTGATATGTACATCACGCAAAGATGCGTCGACTTTGAAGATACACAACAACGTGTTGTGGTACCAGGATCATGGAGGGCACAACTACGGACTGCTTTGGAAGGCTTACCACCTACACGCTACGCTAACCACGCTTCTCGACAGGCAGGAGCGATAAGAGACACCTATGCGCAGCTCTTTGAAACTACAGAGGCGGTACCGTGGCAAGGTcatatgatttaa